In the genome of Christensenella timonensis, one region contains:
- a CDS encoding ABC transporter permease — protein MNPQENILKKRALGKGFQKYSKLVIAAVLIVILFAVGEIVVKNTTGGTFASFEQVLLMLKFATYIALFGLAQMLVISAGGDIDLSVGYIATLVAVLSAKFMDGQNENLWIAILIAIGIGCLVGLANGLLTHFVKLPSLVVTMAMANILQGVVNVYAAGSSITGAPSPVLNEVAAKMTGIFPNILWVLIIATVVIMVIMYKTKIGVKLLGVGSNPTAAYLSGINVKRVRTIAFMFSGIIAGLVGLLLIGNLGQAFKDMASQYVMPSIAAVVVGGISLNGGEGNFIGVILGAAVLQTLTNLFVAFGWGDAGKWLGYGLILLFMLIAYVREKISR, from the coding sequence ATGAATCCGCAGGAAAATATATTAAAGAAAAGAGCGCTGGGAAAAGGATTCCAGAAATATAGTAAACTTGTTATCGCGGCGGTATTGATCGTAATATTATTTGCCGTAGGTGAAATTGTAGTTAAAAATACGACAGGTGGGACATTTGCTTCCTTTGAGCAAGTCTTGCTGATGCTGAAGTTTGCGACGTATATTGCGCTCTTTGGTTTGGCGCAGATGCTCGTGATCAGCGCTGGCGGCGACATCGACCTTTCGGTCGGATACATCGCGACGCTCGTGGCCGTATTGTCTGCAAAGTTTATGGACGGCCAAAACGAGAATCTCTGGATCGCGATTTTGATTGCAATCGGTATTGGTTGCCTGGTTGGTCTTGCAAACGGTCTGTTGACACACTTTGTAAAACTGCCTTCGTTAGTCGTTACAATGGCAATGGCAAATATCCTGCAAGGCGTTGTCAATGTCTATGCAGCCGGTTCCAGTATCACAGGCGCGCCTTCTCCGGTATTGAATGAGGTTGCGGCAAAGATGACGGGAATTTTCCCGAACATACTTTGGGTATTGATCATCGCGACTGTAGTCATCATGGTGATCATGTACAAAACAAAAATCGGCGTGAAGCTGTTAGGCGTTGGATCGAACCCCACGGCGGCCTACCTTTCAGGTATCAATGTCAAGCGTGTAAGGACGATCGCTTTCATGTTCAGCGGTATCATTGCAGGGCTTGTAGGCTTGTTGCTGATTGGCAACCTGGGACAGGCGTTCAAGGACATGGCTTCACAGTATGTCATGCCGAGTATTGCTGCAGTCGTTGTCGGTGGCATCTCCCTTAACGGTGGTGAAGGAAATTTTATTGGCGTTATCTTGGGGGCGGCGGTCTTACAGACACTAACGAACCTGTTCGTTGCATTCGGATGGGGCGATGCAGGTAAATGGCTTGGATATGGACTGATTTTGCTCTTCATGCTGATTGCATATGTCCGTGAGAAAATAAGCAGATAA
- a CDS encoding ABC transporter permease — MTHRNGFQKFMHRPEFATLIIFIAMIVIVAALQGNFFEPSSLRNSIISWTPLILLAMGQAVVIIAGGLDLSSGPAMAFMMCVMASIMKKDDPSTGLPALLMGLVVMLVVGIVNGVAVGYLKLPPIIATFATSYVWLGASLFIMPTPGGECVNWMRAFYDFASVEAMPEALKAFGQAIPTGVLLIIAAVVIWYCVSRTRTGRYIYAVGSNRTVAYQSGINTSKVQLLAYMINAIFIFFCALFMVAQNQAGSARIGDPLTLQCVAAAVVGGVALTGGKGNVFMAIVGAIIMSLVSKLIYVANVESAYQSLVSGIIIIAAIASSTIYTTINERALLKGGQAK; from the coding sequence ATGACGCACAGGAATGGTTTCCAGAAATTTATGCACAGGCCCGAATTTGCAACGCTGATCATTTTTATCGCAATGATCGTGATTGTCGCGGCTCTGCAGGGAAACTTCTTTGAGCCTTCTTCATTGAGAAACAGTATCATATCGTGGACCCCTTTGATTCTGCTTGCAATGGGGCAGGCGGTCGTTATTATTGCAGGTGGTCTCGACTTATCAAGTGGTCCGGCGATGGCCTTTATGATGTGCGTGATGGCGAGCATCATGAAAAAGGATGACCCGTCGACTGGCCTTCCAGCTCTATTGATGGGCCTGGTGGTCATGTTGGTTGTGGGTATTGTCAATGGCGTGGCTGTTGGATACTTAAAGCTTCCACCTATCATTGCGACGTTTGCAACGTCTTATGTATGGCTGGGTGCATCGCTGTTTATCATGCCGACACCAGGTGGCGAATGTGTAAATTGGATGCGTGCGTTTTATGATTTTGCATCGGTAGAGGCCATGCCAGAAGCATTAAAAGCATTTGGCCAGGCGATTCCGACAGGTGTGTTACTCATTATTGCGGCAGTTGTAATATGGTACTGCGTAAGCAGGACCAGGACAGGCCGTTACATCTATGCGGTCGGTTCCAACCGTACGGTTGCATACCAGAGCGGCATTAATACATCCAAGGTACAGCTCTTAGCGTATATGATCAATGCTATCTTCATTTTTTTCTGTGCGCTTTTCATGGTCGCACAGAACCAGGCAGGCAGCGCGCGTATCGGTGATCCGCTGACATTGCAGTGCGTTGCAGCCGCGGTAGTTGGCGGCGTGGCCTTAACAGGTGGTAAAGGGAATGTATTCATGGCAATCGTTGGCGCGATCATCATGAGCCTTGTTAGCAAGCTGATCTATGTTGCGAATGTAGAGAGCGCATATCAGTCGCTCGTTTCGGGCATCATCATCATTGCGGCAATCGCAAGCTCCACGATTTATACAACAATCAACGAAAGGGCATTGTTGAAAGGGGGGCAAGCTAAATGA